In Tachysurus vachellii isolate PV-2020 chromosome 1, HZAU_Pvac_v1, whole genome shotgun sequence, a genomic segment contains:
- the cdc20 gene encoding cell division cycle protein 20 homolog encodes MAHFGFENDLQSVLKLDMPITNAPMARWQRKASTSTSTTTTTSSALSPNKSTNRPLSTSKTPSKTPGKNGKSQSTPSKAGGDRFIPVRNAKQMDVASYLISKENEPEETIPSSTQTNQKAWSVTLNGYDLEEAKILHLGGKPINAPEGYQNNLKVLYSQVPTPMSLKKSRYISSVPERILDAPELRNDFYLNLMDWGKLNVLAVALSEYVYLWDAALGQIVLLKKMEEENSYISSVSWSKDGNFLAIGTSDCKVELWDVQCQKRLRSMDGHRARVGCLNWNDHILSSGSRSGLIHQHDVRVADHHLSTLRGHTQEVCGLTWSPDGRYLASGGNDNLVNIWPSVQGGAQVALHSFSEHQGAVKALAWCPWQPSILASGGGTSDRHIRIWNVNSGSCVTSWDTQSQVSSLVFAPNYKELVSGHGFAHDKIFIWKYPSLAKVAELEGHEGRILNMALSPDCSILASISSDETIRLWKCFEKDPTKKPKPASSSSIIQQRIR; translated from the exons ATGGCTCACTTTGGTTTTGAGAATGACCTGCAGAGCGTGTTGAAGCTGGACATGCCCATCACCAACGCCCCGATGGCCAGGTGGCAGAGGAAAGCCAGCAcatccacctccaccaccaccaccacctcaaGCGCCTTGTCACCCAACAAAAGCACAAACCGGCCTCTGAGCACGTCCAAAACACCGAGCAAAACACCAG GGAAGAACGGTAAGAGCCAAAGTACACCCTCCAAGGCTGGAGGAGATCGATTCATCCCTGTAAGGAACGCCAAACAGATGGACGTGGCAAGTTACCTCATCTCAAAGGAAAACGAACCTGAGGAAACCATTCCGTCATCTACA CAAACCAATCAGAAGGCCTGGTCTGTGACTCTGAATGGATACGACCTAGAGGAGGCCAAAATCCTGCATCTGGGAGGAAAGCCAATCAATGCCCCTGAag GCTACCAGAACAACTTAAAGGTCCTGTACAGCCAAGTTCCCACACCCATGTCTCTGAAAAAGAGCCGCTACATATCTTCAGTTCCAGAGAGGATCCTGGATGCCCCTGAGCTCAGAAATGACTTCT ATCTGAATCTGATGGACTGGGGCAAACTGAACGTTCTGGCCGTAGCTCTTTCGGAGTACGTGTACCTGTGGGATGCTGCACTGGGGCAGATTGTGCTGCTGAAAAAGATGGAAGAGGAGAACAGCTACATCTCCTCCGTCTCCTGGAGTAAAGATGGAAACTTCCTGGCCATCGGGACTAGCGACTGCAAAGTGGAG CTGTGGGACGTTCAGTGTCAGAAGCGTCTGCGCAGTATGGACGGTCATCGTGCCAGAGTCGGCTGCTTGAACTGGAACGATCACATCCTGTCTAG CGGTTCCAGATCTGGTTTGATCCACCAGCATGATGTCAGAGTAGCAGATCATCACCTGTCCACACTCAGGGGTCACACGCAGGAGGTGTGCGGTCTCACCTGGTCTCCAGATGGCCGCTATTTAGCCAGCGGTGGAAACGACAACCTGGTGAACATCTGGCCAAGCGTGCAGGGTGGAGCTCAGGTGGCTCTGCACTCGTTCAGCGAACACCAAGGCGCCGTGAAG GCGTTGGCATGGTGTCCATGGCAGCCAAGCATACTGGCATCAGGAGGAGGAACCAGTGACCGACACATTCGCATCTGGAACGTCAACAGTGGCTCATGTGTCACTTCGTGGGACACACAATCTCAG GTCTCATCTCTCGTGTTTGCACCAAACTACAAAGAGCTCGTCTCTGGCCATGGTTTTGCCCACGACAAGATCTTCATCTGGAAATATCCCTCACTCGCTAAAGTGGCTGAGCTCGAAG GTCACGAAGGCCGTATCCTGAACATGGCCCTCAGTCCCGACTGCTCCATCCTGGCCTCCATCAGCTCAGACGAAACCATCCGACTGTGGAAGTGCTTTGAGAAAGATCCCACCAAAAAACCCAAGCCtgcaagcagcagcagcatcatccAGCAGCGCATCCGCTGA
- the elovl1a gene encoding elongation of very long chain fatty acids protein 1a, giving the protein MIQEAFSNIMNFYDYLLKRTDERVRDYPLMQSPIQMTLILVSYVVLVLYVGPRYMAKRKPHHLKTPMIIYNFCMVFFNAYIVYEFMMSGWATTFTWRCDLIDISTSPQTLRMIRVAWLFYFSKYVELLDTVFFVLRKKHSQVTFLHIFHHSFLPWSWWWGITLTPAGGMGSFHAMVNAMVHVIMYTYYGLSAAGPRFQKFLWWKKYMTAIQLIQFIVVSVHISQYYFMEDCEYQVPIFIHLIWIYGMFFFILFSNFWIQAYVKGKRLPANSEDKPKQNGHVNGTETDILANGTHPDKGAVHYTNGFTGNLKVKEV; this is encoded by the exons ATGATTCAGGAAGCCTTTTCAAATATCATGAATTTCTACGACTACCTCCTGAAACGAACAG ATGAGCGAGTGCGGGATTACCCTCTGATGCAGAGTCCCATCCAGATGACCCTCATCTTAGTGAGCTACGTGGTCCTGGTTCTGTACGTGGGGCCGCGCTACATGGCTAAGCGCAAACCCCACCACCTCAAAACCCCAATGATCATTTACAACTTCTGCATGGTGTTCTTCAATGCCTACATTGTTTACGAG TTCATGATGTCTGGCTGGGCGACGACGTTCACGTGGAGGTGTGACCTCATCGACATCTCCACCAGCCCGCAGACTCTCAGG ATGATTCGAGTGGCCTGGTTGTTCTACTTTTCGAAATATGTTGAACTTCTAGACACT GTTTTCTTTGTGCTGAGGAAGAAACACAGTCAGGTGACGTTTCTGCACATCTTTCACCACTCGTTCCTGCCCTGGAGCTGGTGGTGGGGCATCACTCTCACCCCGG CCGGGGGAATGGGTTCCTTCCACGCCATGGTGAACGCCATGGTGCACGTCATCATGTACACCTACTACGGCCTCTCTGCAGCGGGGCCGCGCTTTCAGAAGTTCCTGTGGTGGAAGAAGTACATGACCGCTATCCAGCTG ATTCAGTTCATCGTGGTGTCTGTCCACATCTCTCAGTATTACTTCATGGAAGACTGTGAATACCAGGTGCCTATATTTATCCACCTCATCTGGATCTACGGGATGTTCTTCTTCATTCTGTTCTCCAACTTCTGGATCCAGGCTTACGTCAAGGGCAAGCGGCTCCCCGCCAACAGCGAAGACAAACCCAAGCAAAACGGCCACGTTAACGGCACAGAGACGGACATATTGGCCAACGGCACGCACCCGGACAAAGGCGCTGTGCACTACACAAACGGGTTCACCGGGAACTTGAAAGTAAAGGAGGTatag